The Verrucomicrobiota bacterium nucleotide sequence CCGTGGAGCGAATCAGCCAGTTCAGGATCTGAGGACAGGCCGTGTGATCATCACCTCGCAGAATCATGGCTATGCGGTTAAAGAGGAGGGGTTGCCTTCCGATCTGGAGATCACTCACCGGCATCTGAATGACGGAACGGTTGCGGGTATAAGGCACCGCACGAAAACTGTTATGGCCGTCCAGTTCCATCCCGAGGCATCCCCCGGGCCCCATGATTCCGCATCCTTCTTCGAGGAGTTTGTTCAGGTACTGAAGGGCTGATGCCTTAGGTGGATAGACTGAAGGCTGTTAGACTTTTAGGAAATGGATTGGAGGTAACTTTAGCGGCTGGGGTTTCACTAAAAACCATCAGTCTTTAGTCTAAAAGCCTTCCCCCACATCCTACTCACCCAGCTCTACATTCCAGTATGCTAGGTCGATGAAGTGGCTCCAGCTGTCATCAACGCCCCCTGCAAACGTGATGTTGACGAAGGGGCGCCATTTCGGCCTCTTCGGTTTCTTAAGGAGTTGCATCCGTGCCTCATGTGGGAGTCGATTCCCCTTGCGGGTATTGCAGGTAATGCACGAACAGACGACGTTCTCCCATGTTGTCTGCCCACCCCGGTCTCGGGGTAGCACGTGATCGATGTTCAGATTGTTACGCTCGAAGAGTTCACCGCAGTACTGGCAGGTATTCTTATCGCGCTCAAAGACGTTGAGTCGCGTGAATTTTACCTCCTTCTTAGGCAGTCGGTCAAAGAGGCAGAGGACGATAATGCGGGGAACTCGGATCTTGAGCGAGATTGTCTGCAGCATCCGGGGTT carries:
- a CDS encoding HNH endonuclease — translated: MDTLLDQPVLVLNRLWQAINTCSARRALTLLYQGHAQVVATDGEKNFFTHDFLSWRHFSLSHPEPRMLQTISLKIRVPRIIVLCLFDRLPKKEVKFTRLNVFERDKNTCQYCGELFERNNLNIDHVLPRDRGGQTTWENVVCSCITCNTRKGNRLPHEARMQLLKKPKRPKWRPFVNITFAGGVDDSWSHFIDLAYWNVELGE